The following are from one region of the Ornithorhynchus anatinus isolate Pmale09 chromosome X1, mOrnAna1.pri.v4, whole genome shotgun sequence genome:
- the CIB1 gene encoding calcium and integrin-binding protein 1 translates to MGGSAGRLAQDQLSEYQELTFLTKQEILLAHKRFSELLPQDRQNTDDSLRERVSREQILSLPELKANPFGRRICHVFSTGQPEGSLSFEDFLDLLSVFSDAATPDVKSHYAFRIFDFDDDGTLNREDLRQLVNCLTGEGQETELSDSEMKQLIDNILEESDIDKDGTINLSEFQHVISRSPDFNNSFKIVL, encoded by the exons ATGGGGGGCTCGGCCGGACGCCTGGCCCAGGACCAGCTCAGCGAGTACCAG GAGCTCACCTTCCTCACCAAGCAGGAGATTTTGCT GGCCCACAAGAGGTTCAGCGAGCTGCTGCCCCAGGACCGTCAGAACACCGATGACTCCTTGAGAGAGCGAGTCTCCCGCGAACAGATTCTCTCGCTGCCGGAGCTCAAG GCCAACCCCTTTGGGCGCCGTATCTGCCACGTTTTCTCCACGGGCCAGCCCGAGGGCAGCCTCAGCTTCGAGGACTTCCTGGACCTCCTCAGCGTGTTCAGCGACGCGGCCACCCCCGACGTCAAGTCCCACTACGCCTTCCGCATCTtcg acttcgACGACGACGGGACCCTGAACAGAGAGGACCTGAGGCAGCTGGTCAACTGCCTGACCGGGGAGGGCCAGGAAACGGAGCTCAGCGACTCGGAGATGAAGCAGCTCATCGATAAC ATCCTGGAGGAGTCCGACATCGATAAAGACGGCACCATTAACCTCTCGGAGTTCCAGCACGTCATCTCCCGCTCGCCCGACTTCAACAA CTCCTTCAAGATTGTCCTGTGA
- the GDPGP1 gene encoding GDP-D-glucose phosphorylase 1: MALPREADGSPGPECPSGPWSAAPDFAYGREDLVVEGVRWRRGASGELEPPAPSRFDQALGAAWGRRMEEGLFRYRLGELPTRVLPGPLGLVAQLNVERGERRRRPQDVRSVRQAFDPGQFNFNEIRPGEVLFRLSREPGREPGGGARVLVVINVSPLERGHVLFVPEPALGLPQLLLEEPLLLAAEAVLLSTHPGFRVGFNSLGGFASVNHLHLHGYYLARPLPVETAASEPLDPRGRMHLLRGGPAPGFLFFAEGPDLGPAVRGVCRVAAHLAEGEIAHNLFVTRGAPPGDPPAPGAPAGLRFVLWPRRAGFGVKEGAAFNVALCELAGHLPLKTARDFRDLTEAAAMSLIRSCLLPPDRFARLQRDLLALLD; the protein is encoded by the coding sequence ATGGCGCTGCCGCGGGAAGCAGACGGCTCCCCGGGCCCCGAGTGCCCGAGCGGCCCCTGGTCGGCCGCGCCGGACTTCGCGTACGGCCGGGAGGACCTGGTCGTGGAAGGGGTGCGGTGGCGGAGGGGCGCGTCCGGAGAGCtggagccccccgccccgtcccgcttCGACCAAGCCCTGGGGGCGGCCTGGGGGCGGCGGATGGAGGAGGGCCTGTTCCGCTATCGGCTGGGGGAGCTGCCGACGCGGGTCCTGCCGGGGCCCCTGGGCTTGGTGGCCCAGCTGAACGTGGAGCGGGGGGAGCGGAGGCGGCGGCCCCAGGATGTCCGGAGCGTCAGACAGGCCTTCGACCCCGGCCAGTTCAACTTCAACGAGATCCGGCCGGGCGAAGTCCTCTTCCGTCTGAGCCGGGAGCCCGGCCGGGagcccggcggcggggcccgggtccTGGTGGTCATCAACGTCAGCCCCCTGGAGCGGGGCCACGTGCTGTTCGTGCCGGAGCCCGCCCTGggccttccccagctcctcctggaGGAGCCGCTGCTCCTCGCGGCGGAAGCCGTGCTCCTCAGCACCCACCCCGGCTTCCGCGTCGGCTTCAACAGCCTGGGGGGCTTCGCCTCCGTCAACCACCTGCACCTGCACGGCTACTACCTGGCCCGGCCGCTGCCGGTGGAGACGGCCGCCAGCGAGCCCCTGGACCCGCGGGGCCGGATGCACCTGCTCCGGGGGGGCCCCGCTCCCGGATTCCTCTTCTTCGCGGAGGGGCCGGACCTGGGCCCGGCGGTCCGCGGGGTCTGCCGGGTGGCCGCCCACCTGGCCGAAGGCGAGATCGCCCACAACCTCTTCGTGACCCGGGGGGCCCCTCCGGGGgacccgccggccccgggggcccccgccggcctccgcTTCGTCCTGTGGCCCCGGCGGGCCGGCTTCGGGGTCAAGGAGGGGGCGGCCTTCAACGTCGCCCTGTGCGAGCTGGCCGGCCACCTGCCCCTCAAGACGGCCCGGGACTTCCGGGACCTGACGGAGGCCGCGGCCATGAGCCTCATCCGGAGCTGCCTCCTGCCCCCGGACCGGTTTGCCCGGCTGCAGCGGGACCTGCTGGCGCTCTTGGACTAG